A window of Pseudomonas mucidolens contains these coding sequences:
- a CDS encoding carbon starvation CstA family protein — AGIALMLATVVLIKMKRQRYIWVTMLPAIWLLICTTAAGFIKLFDANPAIGFLSLAKKYSDALASGQILAPAKSIEQMQHVIWNAYTNATLTVLFLFVVFSILFYALKVGIAAWGNKERTDKEAPFQAVPDA; from the coding sequence GGCCGGTATCGCATTGATGCTCGCCACCGTGGTGCTGATCAAGATGAAGCGCCAACGCTATATCTGGGTGACGATGTTGCCGGCCATCTGGCTGCTGATCTGCACCACCGCCGCAGGCTTCATCAAGCTGTTCGACGCCAACCCGGCGATCGGCTTCCTGTCGCTGGCGAAGAAGTACAGCGATGCGTTGGCCAGCGGGCAGATTCTGGCTCCGGCCAAGAGTATCGAACAGATGCAGCACGTGATCTGGAACGCCTACACCAACGCGACGTTGACGGTGCTGTTCCTGTTCGTGGTCTTCAGCATCCTGTTCTACGCGCTCAAGGTTGGCATCGCCGCCTGGGGCAACAAGGAACGTACGGATAAAGAAGCGCCATTCCAGGCGGTTCCGGACGCGTAA